From a single Paraburkholderia sp. FT54 genomic region:
- a CDS encoding DUF2282 domain-containing protein, with product MNKHVMAASTFSSAIGLALAMQVVPVQAQTMKDMSGKPQVVKDNMARMEANKLEKCYGINAVSKNDCAEGAHSCAGQSTQARDPKSFVLLPAGDCSKIQGGKLKPA from the coding sequence ATGAACAAACATGTTATGGCCGCCTCGACCTTCTCGTCGGCAATCGGCCTGGCACTTGCCATGCAGGTAGTACCGGTCCAGGCCCAGACCATGAAGGATATGAGCGGAAAGCCGCAAGTTGTGAAGGACAACATGGCCCGGATGGAAGCGAACAAACTGGAGAAGTGCTACGGCATCAATGCCGTATCGAAAAACGACTGCGCCGAAGGAGCCCATTCCTGTGCCGGACAATCTACGCAGGCTCGCGACCCCAAGTCATTTGTTCTGCTGCCCGCCGGCGATTGCAGCAAAATCCAGGGCGGCAAGCTGAAGCCGGCTTGA
- a CDS encoding sigma-70 family RNA polymerase sigma factor, with translation MPHHPHPPRPVSGSENEDLESFIPVGQAAPVASRADGKLDWSITMASAQTGDQEAYRRLLQDITPYLRALAARHIRNADDIEDTVQDVLLTVHSVRRTYDPSRPFGPWLVAIANRRIVDGLRRRGRVYAHESSEENGLETFAADEANLQEEAMNARLVREAIEQLPVGQRDAMRMLKLEEMSLHDAAAASGTSVAALKVATHRAMKRLREMFQQRGSKS, from the coding sequence ATGCCCCACCATCCACACCCACCCCGTCCGGTTTCAGGTTCCGAAAACGAGGACCTGGAGTCGTTCATCCCGGTCGGCCAGGCCGCGCCGGTTGCCAGCCGTGCTGACGGCAAACTGGACTGGTCCATCACTATGGCCAGTGCGCAGACCGGCGACCAGGAAGCCTATCGTCGGCTGCTCCAGGACATAACCCCGTATCTTCGTGCGCTTGCCGCGCGGCACATCCGGAATGCCGATGACATTGAGGACACGGTTCAGGATGTGCTGCTCACCGTGCACTCAGTCCGCCGCACGTACGACCCTTCCCGTCCGTTCGGGCCGTGGCTGGTCGCAATTGCAAACAGACGCATCGTAGACGGTTTGCGTCGGCGGGGACGCGTTTACGCACATGAATCTTCAGAGGAGAATGGACTTGAAACCTTTGCTGCTGATGAAGCGAACTTACAGGAAGAGGCCATGAATGCCCGTCTGGTGAGGGAAGCTATCGAGCAATTGCCTGTTGGACAGCGTGACGCGATGCGCATGCTCAAGCTGGAAGAAATGTCTTTGCACGATGCCGCGGCCGCAAGCGGAACGTCGGTTGCAGCGTTGAAGGTAGCCACTCACCGGGCAATGAAACGATTGCGGGAAATGTTCCAGCAACGAGGAAGCAAATCATGA
- a CDS encoding DUF1109 domain-containing protein, with amino-acid sequence MTRTSDLIDVLVADATPVRRLRPPVARAACWLLFAAAVMLFVGIVHGVRADLAVKLHQPVFAAGVAAAVATGILAATAAFVASVPGRSRLWLLLPVPAFLAWIATIGYGCLTNWVTFGPDGMSVGETARCFATLVLVGTPLSLAMLIMLRHVARLSPGPVTMAGSLAVAAITAVALSILHPLDATAMVLLWNLGVAGLYLSLSGWYGQRLLGWVAQR; translated from the coding sequence ATGACCCGGACCTCCGACCTGATTGACGTGCTGGTCGCGGACGCAACGCCGGTCCGGCGTCTGCGGCCCCCAGTGGCGAGAGCTGCATGCTGGTTGTTGTTTGCCGCAGCTGTGATGCTCTTCGTCGGCATCGTGCATGGGGTGCGTGCCGACCTGGCGGTCAAACTGCATCAGCCTGTCTTCGCCGCCGGCGTAGCTGCAGCCGTGGCAACAGGTATTCTGGCCGCCACGGCGGCATTTGTTGCCAGCGTGCCAGGCAGGTCCCGCCTTTGGCTTCTGTTGCCCGTACCGGCCTTTCTCGCCTGGATAGCTACCATTGGCTACGGTTGCCTGACCAACTGGGTCACGTTTGGACCGGATGGCATGTCCGTCGGCGAAACGGCCAGATGCTTCGCTACCCTGGTATTGGTCGGTACACCGCTATCGCTCGCGATGCTGATTATGCTGCGCCACGTCGCTCGGCTGTCACCGGGCCCGGTCACGATGGCAGGCAGTCTCGCGGTCGCTGCAATAACCGCGGTAGCGCTGTCGATTCTCCACCCGCTCGACGCAACCGCGATGGTATTGCTGTGGAATCTTGGCGTCGCCGGGCTGTATCTGTCACTGAGCGGCTGGTACGGTCAGCGACTTTTAGGTTGGGTGGCGCAACGCTGA
- a CDS encoding class I SAM-dependent methyltransferase produces MDSKQHWEDVYRSKAPDAVSWYRPHLDISLTLICEAVSDRNAAIIDVGGGESTLVDDLLQRGYRNLTVLDMSAIALETTKQRLGSVAGQVTWVESDIMVVDLPEHRYDVWHDRAVFHFLTEPSQRDAYTRLLTRTLKQGGRAVIATFGPLGPNRCSGLDVRRFDVQQLSDEFGPGFELVTSTLEDHHTPAGSSQQFLYCSFRKL; encoded by the coding sequence ATGGACAGCAAACAGCACTGGGAAGACGTTTACCGGTCGAAGGCCCCGGATGCAGTCAGCTGGTATCGGCCGCACCTTGACATCTCGCTGACGCTGATTTGCGAAGCCGTGTCGGACCGGAACGCAGCCATTATTGATGTGGGCGGAGGAGAATCGACGCTGGTCGATGATTTACTTCAGCGTGGATATCGAAACCTGACCGTGCTCGATATGTCCGCCATCGCTCTCGAGACGACGAAACAGCGTTTGGGCTCTGTCGCCGGGCAGGTAACGTGGGTCGAATCCGATATTATGGTGGTCGACCTGCCTGAGCATCGATACGACGTGTGGCATGACCGCGCCGTCTTCCACTTCCTGACGGAACCATCGCAACGAGACGCCTACACCCGCCTGCTGACGAGAACCCTCAAGCAGGGTGGCCGCGCTGTAATTGCCACATTCGGACCACTGGGACCAAACAGGTGCAGCGGGCTGGATGTCAGGCGATTCGACGTTCAGCAGCTCTCCGACGAGTTTGGCCCAGGTTTTGAACTGGTCACCAGCACACTCGAGGACCACCACACGCCGGCTGGCTCCAGCCAGCAGTTTCTTTACTGCAGTTTCCGGAAACTGTGA
- a CDS encoding GDCCVxC domain-containing (seleno)protein, translated as MSSVALNSTISCPVCGHTKVETMPTDACLWFYECEHCKTVLRPKSGHCCVYCSYGTNRCPPMQQSGSCCA; from the coding sequence ATGAGTTCTGTCGCCTTGAATTCCACCATTTCGTGCCCCGTGTGTGGACATACCAAAGTCGAAACGATGCCCACCGACGCCTGTTTGTGGTTTTACGAATGCGAGCATTGCAAGACTGTGCTCAGACCAAAATCCGGGCATTGCTGCGTGTACTGCTCGTATGGCACGAACAGGTGCCCGCCGATGCAACAGTCCGGTTCCTGCTGCGCCTGA
- the merP gene encoding mercury resistance system periplasmic binding protein MerP encodes MKKLIAVLVATALTASAALAEGLRTVTLDVTNMDCAVCPITVRKALEKVPGVTSAKVDFASKRAEVVFDPNKASVDALTNATADAGYPSHVKQEQ; translated from the coding sequence ATGAAGAAACTGATTGCTGTGCTCGTCGCGACGGCGCTGACCGCGTCCGCGGCGTTGGCCGAGGGACTTCGCACGGTCACCCTTGACGTCACAAACATGGATTGCGCTGTGTGTCCGATTACGGTTCGCAAGGCACTTGAGAAAGTGCCCGGCGTGACCTCGGCCAAGGTCGACTTCGCAAGCAAGCGCGCGGAGGTGGTATTTGACCCGAACAAGGCTTCGGTCGACGCGTTGACGAACGCCACAGCCGATGCTGGCTATCCGTCTCACGTGAAGCAGGAGCAGTGA
- a CDS encoding mercuric transporter MerT family protein, protein MLPRWATTGSLLAGTAAAFGASACCAGPLLLVVLGVGGVWGSRLTAFRPFQPLFVVMSIAFFAVAFRRLNARSQQCTVGETCAPPSAHHRQRFIFWVVMPAALALMSFPLYAPLFY, encoded by the coding sequence ATGCTACCTCGCTGGGCCACCACCGGCTCCCTGCTAGCCGGAACTGCTGCCGCATTTGGCGCATCCGCCTGTTGCGCCGGCCCTTTGCTCCTTGTCGTACTGGGAGTCGGGGGCGTCTGGGGCTCGCGCCTGACCGCATTCCGGCCGTTTCAACCCCTATTTGTCGTCATGTCCATCGCCTTTTTCGCGGTCGCTTTCCGTAGGCTCAACGCCAGGTCCCAACAATGTACGGTGGGCGAAACCTGCGCGCCGCCTTCGGCGCATCATCGGCAACGCTTCATTTTCTGGGTCGTGATGCCGGCCGCGCTCGCCCTGATGTCGTTCCCGCTCTATGCGCCGCTCTTCTATTGA
- the merR gene encoding Hg(II)-responsive transcriptional regulator has protein sequence MPEMTIGQLAEAAEVNVETVRYYHRRGLLPTPPRPAGGIRRYPTAVLTRLRFIKRSQLLGFSLDEVEALLSLHDGQACNSARVIAEHKLADVRQRIQDLSALEVELITLVQRCSTSKGKVSCPLIDALMDGGDGRPANAFPEAHRES, from the coding sequence ATGCCGGAAATGACCATCGGACAGCTGGCTGAAGCGGCGGAGGTCAACGTCGAAACAGTGAGGTACTACCATCGTCGCGGATTACTGCCAACGCCACCCCGCCCCGCAGGAGGCATTCGGCGATACCCGACAGCCGTACTGACGAGGCTTCGCTTTATCAAGCGGTCTCAGTTGCTTGGCTTTTCGCTTGATGAGGTGGAAGCCCTGTTGTCTCTGCACGATGGTCAAGCGTGCAACTCTGCGCGTGTTATCGCCGAACATAAGCTCGCCGATGTGCGCCAGCGCATCCAGGATTTGTCCGCGTTAGAAGTCGAGTTGATAACACTGGTGCAGCGCTGCTCGACGTCGAAGGGCAAAGTGTCCTGCCCGCTTATTGACGCGCTCATGGACGGCGGTGATGGTCGTCCGGCCAACGCTTTTCCAGAAGCTCATCGCGAAAGTTGA
- a CDS encoding aldo/keto reductase, with product MDTAAAYMNEQQVGQGIRASGVPREDIFVTTKVWMTDYGYDQTLHAFDRSLRKLGFDYLDLYLTHWPVPSAFDATVASYEPAMKLLAEGHVRAIGVCNFSSAHLRTLIERTEHVPAVNQIEVHPFFPQSELREANEKLGIITQAWSPIGGIKRDGEKAKLSGKVLDPLSHPSVVQLAAKYGKSVAQIILRWQIQIGTCPIPKSVRPERIAENIDVFNFALAADEVQAISALDTGERGGPDPELVSPQTFPLTTHD from the coding sequence ATCGATACGGCTGCGGCCTATATGAATGAGCAGCAGGTGGGGCAGGGCATTCGCGCTTCCGGTGTACCTCGCGAGGACATTTTCGTTACGACCAAGGTGTGGATGACAGATTACGGTTACGACCAGACGCTGCACGCCTTCGATAGGAGTCTTCGCAAACTAGGATTCGATTATCTGGACCTGTATCTGACTCACTGGCCTGTCCCTTCGGCCTTTGATGCAACGGTAGCTTCCTACGAACCCGCGATGAAGCTTCTGGCAGAAGGGCACGTCCGGGCGATTGGAGTGTGCAACTTCAGCTCTGCTCATCTGCGCACTCTCATTGAGCGAACCGAACACGTCCCGGCTGTGAACCAGATAGAAGTACACCCGTTCTTCCCCCAGAGTGAACTTCGCGAAGCCAACGAAAAGCTGGGGATTATTACGCAGGCCTGGTCTCCTATAGGCGGTATCAAGCGTGACGGAGAGAAAGCAAAGTTGTCGGGGAAGGTGCTCGATCCGCTGTCCCATCCGAGCGTCGTTCAACTCGCCGCAAAGTACGGAAAGAGTGTCGCACAGATCATCCTTCGCTGGCAGATCCAGATCGGCACCTGTCCGATTCCCAAATCCGTGCGTCCGGAACGAATTGCCGAGAACATCGATGTTTTCAACTTCGCGCTCGCGGCCGACGAGGTCCAAGCTATCAGCGCGCTCGACACGGGAGAACGTGGCGGCCCGGACCCGGAACTTGTGAGTCCTCAAACCTTTCCGCTGACCACCCATGACTGA
- a CDS encoding alpha/beta hydrolase — protein MTELSAHTFTSRRHTTRYWECGPVDGPLMLFIHGWPEIGLMWRAQLEAFSAEGWRCVAPDMRGYGGSSSPTASEAYTLSEIVQDMVELHDHLGGRPAIWVGHDWESPVVGALAARHSDRGRGQVLISVPYFPDAFALPNLLPLIDRKLYPLHLHPDGQWDYYRFYLTHFEQTVSDFEADIPAALAFSVLDASQH, from the coding sequence ATGACTGAACTGAGCGCGCATACCTTCACCTCGCGACGTCACACGACACGCTACTGGGAATGCGGCCCGGTTGACGGGCCGCTTATGCTCTTCATTCATGGCTGGCCGGAAATTGGCCTGATGTGGCGCGCACAGCTCGAGGCATTTTCGGCGGAAGGCTGGCGCTGCGTCGCGCCAGACATGCGCGGCTACGGTGGCTCATCGAGCCCGACCGCTTCCGAGGCCTACACCCTGAGCGAGATCGTTCAGGACATGGTCGAGCTGCACGATCATCTGGGAGGGCGTCCGGCAATCTGGGTTGGGCATGACTGGGAAAGCCCGGTGGTCGGGGCACTGGCCGCACGGCATAGCGACCGCGGTCGCGGCCAGGTGCTGATTTCGGTGCCATATTTCCCAGACGCCTTCGCGCTGCCAAACCTTTTGCCGCTAATCGATCGAAAACTATACCCGCTCCACCTCCATCCCGATGGGCAGTGGGATTACTATCGTTTCTACCTGACTCACTTCGAACAGACGGTAAGCGACTTCGAGGCGGACATCCCAGCGGCGCTGGCGTTCAGCGTCCTCGACGCCAGTCAACACTAG